A stretch of the Kroppenstedtia eburnea genome encodes the following:
- a CDS encoding undecaprenyl-diphosphatase — translation MDYQIFQTINGWAGQVQWLDFLMIAFTEYVPYLFAGVLILLVILRSTRPAGLMGFATLFLGFGISWMIGQLYERTRPFVDHKVNMLVDHAADASFPSDHTTAAFAIACALWIYDRRWGIPMAVLALIMGFSRIWVGHHYPTDVLGGILVGLVSAIVVAWVASKIVDKRQDKDRLQSMQN, via the coding sequence ATGGACTACCAAATTTTCCAAACCATCAATGGATGGGCCGGACAAGTGCAGTGGCTGGACTTCCTCATGATCGCATTTACCGAGTATGTCCCTTATCTGTTTGCCGGTGTTCTCATATTGTTGGTTATTCTGCGCTCCACCCGGCCTGCCGGACTCATGGGCTTTGCAACCTTATTTTTGGGGTTTGGCATCAGTTGGATGATTGGACAGCTGTACGAACGGACACGTCCTTTTGTAGATCACAAAGTCAACATGTTGGTCGATCATGCGGCGGATGCCTCCTTTCCCAGTGACCACACCACGGCAGCCTTTGCGATCGCTTGTGCCCTTTGGATCTACGATCGCAGATGGGGGATTCCCATGGCTGTCCTGGCCTTGATCATGGGCTTTTCACGCATCTGGGTCGGCCATCATTATCCCACTGATGTTTTGGGCGGCATCCTGGTCGGTTTAGTCTCCGCCATCGTCGTGGCCTGGGTCGCCTCAAAAATCGTTGACAAAAGACAAGACAAAGACCGTCTCCAAAGTATGCAGAACTGA
- a CDS encoding glycoside hydrolase family 1 protein, whose translation MEKKIDTANSKQVTHLFPKDFWWGTATSATQIEGAADVDGKGPNIWDYWYEQEPHRFFNQVGPADTSRFYDRYEEDIELMKELGHNSFRFSLSWSRLFPEGRGEVNERGVDFYNRVIDKLIACGIQPFVNLYHFDMPLALQQLGGWESREVVEAYVMYARECFARFGDRVKYWFTHNEPIVPVEGGYLYDFHYPNIVNFQRAVQVAFHSILASAQAIQAYHEGGHGGKIGIILNLTPSYPRSQHPADLRAAKWADLFFNRSFLDPSVKGEFPEELVNLLAETNHLPKVEQGDLETIRMNTVDLLGVNYYQPRRVKAKEHLPHPEAPLMPDHYFDPYVMPGRRMNPYRGWEIYEKGIYDLLLDLKENYGNIECFISENGMGVEGEERFRTEEGIQDDYRIDFIREHLRWVHRAMEKGAHVKGYHLWTFMDNWSWTNAYKNRYGFVAVDLENNCKRTVKKSGRWFKEVIAQNGF comes from the coding sequence ATGGAGAAAAAAATCGATACTGCCAACTCAAAGCAAGTGACCCATCTATTTCCAAAAGACTTCTGGTGGGGGACAGCCACTTCGGCGACCCAGATCGAAGGGGCGGCAGATGTGGACGGTAAAGGTCCGAACATATGGGATTATTGGTATGAGCAGGAGCCCCATCGTTTCTTCAATCAAGTGGGTCCCGCTGATACCTCCCGGTTTTATGACCGCTACGAAGAAGATATTGAACTGATGAAAGAACTGGGGCACAATTCCTTTCGGTTTTCCCTCTCTTGGTCCCGGCTGTTCCCCGAGGGCAGGGGGGAAGTGAATGAGCGGGGGGTCGATTTTTACAATCGTGTCATCGACAAGCTGATCGCCTGTGGCATCCAACCCTTTGTCAACCTGTATCACTTCGATATGCCCCTCGCTTTACAACAGCTGGGTGGATGGGAAAGCCGCGAGGTGGTCGAGGCCTATGTGATGTATGCGAGGGAGTGCTTTGCGCGGTTCGGTGACCGTGTGAAATATTGGTTCACACATAATGAACCGATCGTTCCGGTGGAGGGAGGGTATTTATATGACTTCCATTATCCCAATATCGTCAACTTTCAGAGGGCGGTCCAAGTCGCTTTCCACTCCATCCTGGCCAGTGCCCAGGCGATTCAGGCCTACCATGAGGGTGGGCATGGGGGGAAGATCGGGATCATTCTCAACCTGACACCCTCCTATCCGCGCAGCCAGCATCCGGCGGATCTGCGCGCAGCCAAATGGGCGGATCTCTTCTTCAACCGTTCCTTCCTGGATCCATCGGTGAAGGGTGAGTTTCCGGAGGAATTGGTGAACCTGCTGGCGGAGACCAACCATTTGCCGAAGGTGGAACAGGGGGACCTGGAGACGATTCGCATGAACACTGTGGATCTGCTGGGGGTCAATTATTATCAACCCCGCCGTGTGAAGGCAAAGGAACACCTGCCGCATCCGGAAGCTCCCCTGATGCCGGATCATTATTTCGATCCCTATGTGATGCCGGGCAGGCGCATGAATCCCTACCGGGGCTGGGAAATCTATGAAAAGGGAATCTATGATCTGTTGCTGGATCTGAAAGAAAACTACGGCAATATCGAGTGCTTTATCTCGGAAAACGGAATGGGTGTGGAAGGCGAGGAGCGTTTCCGGACAGAGGAGGGGATCCAGGATGATTACCGGATCGACTTCATCCGGGAACATTTGCGGTGGGTCCATCGGGCCATGGAGAAGGGTGCCCATGTGAAAGGATACCACCTGTGGACGTTCATGGATAATTGGTCATGGACCAATGCTTATAAAAATCGCTACGGTTTTGTTGCGGTGGATTTGGAAAACAACTGCAAACGAACCGTCAAAAAGAGCGGTCGCTGGTTTAAGGAAGTGATCGCTCAAAATGGGTTTTAA
- a CDS encoding PTS lactose/cellobiose transporter subunit IIA, with product MSELQPEMLTDEQISFQIISHSGQARSHILESLRLYREGDVEGSRGLIHEASEMISKAHAVHFHLIQKEAQGEGRPLTLILMHAEDHLMSTQTMRDLVQELIEIFEKGRKGEVE from the coding sequence ATGAGTGAACTTCAACCGGAAATGCTCACAGACGAACAAATTTCCTTTCAAATCATTTCCCACAGCGGTCAAGCGCGCAGTCACATCCTCGAATCACTTCGCCTTTATCGCGAGGGTGATGTGGAGGGAAGCCGTGGGTTGATCCATGAAGCTTCAGAGATGATTTCCAAAGCCCATGCCGTGCACTTTCATCTGATTCAGAAAGAAGCCCAAGGTGAGGGAAGGCCTCTGACCCTGATTCTGATGCACGCGGAAGATCATCTCATGTCAACCCAGACGATGAGGGACTTGGTGCAAGAGTTGATTGAAATATTTGAGAAGGGGAGAAAGGGGGAGGTGGAATGA
- a CDS encoding PTS sugar transporter subunit IIB, with protein sequence MRRILLACSSGMSTSLLVTKMEAYAKSIGEEVEIRAVGQDRAKSELKKVDVVLIGPQMSFFKEELQQAAEPHRVPVEVIDRMAYGMADGKAVYEQAVRLMGGQNE encoded by the coding sequence ATGCGAAGGATTTTACTTGCTTGTTCATCCGGTATGTCGACAAGTCTGTTGGTAACGAAGATGGAAGCCTACGCCAAAAGTATCGGTGAGGAAGTCGAGATCCGGGCAGTGGGTCAGGACCGGGCCAAAAGCGAGCTGAAAAAGGTGGATGTGGTTTTGATCGGTCCTCAGATGAGTTTTTTTAAAGAGGAGTTGCAACAGGCGGCTGAACCTCATCGGGTTCCGGTGGAAGTGATTGATCGGATGGCTTATGGAATGGCAGATGGGAAGGCGGTTTACGAACAAGCGGTCCGACTCATGGGAGGACAAAATGAGTGA
- the manA gene encoding mannose-6-phosphate isomerase, class I: MAMVEPIFFHPVFKERIWGGRKMAGYGYELPEGRVGECWLISAHAHGVSEVNGGEFRGKTLQQLWQEQPGLFGNPPAGKFPLLIKLLDATRDLSVQVHPDDSYARKHEQEAYGKAECWYVVECEEGAELILGHTAATKEELESMIHTGQWTDLLQRIPIQPGDFFFIPSGTVHALCRGTVVLEVQQSSDATYRLYDYDRRDQNGRKRELHLKKGLDVIQVPHIRSMEERRTLKEGENLVETLTENSQFSLRRIQLRGELSMSPHRTYALGNLLKGSAHLITDGGIHPLKQGDSFLLPHDLGDYSLRGHAELFITEPAPAKGYNMRRQAKAAVDLGGTNLRAAAVLSDGTIGRMLTTQTFAHLGPDYVIHNMIQLLHSLQSEWAFDSVGIASPGPLDARRGLILNPPNLPGWEMIPLKERLESALNLPVHIENDANAAALGEALFGAGKGKQSVFYMTVSTGIGGGFVYDGRIIRGAHSCAAEIGNMVIDPHGPEHPLLNRGALEVMASGTALNRRIQKELSNLDGAAALFRSAADGNSAAKQMVEEFLQSLSIGIANIIHVVDPDLLIIGGGVLQSKDWFWEPLLQKVQPYLYPQLRDKVEIKPAALGGNSGLIGVAHLGRQL; the protein is encoded by the coding sequence ATGGCAATGGTTGAACCGATCTTTTTCCACCCTGTTTTCAAGGAAAGAATTTGGGGCGGAAGAAAAATGGCGGGTTACGGATATGAATTGCCGGAAGGAAGAGTGGGAGAATGCTGGCTGATCTCCGCCCATGCCCATGGGGTCAGCGAGGTCAATGGAGGAGAGTTCCGGGGGAAAACCTTGCAACAACTGTGGCAGGAGCAACCCGGGTTGTTCGGCAACCCTCCGGCAGGAAAATTCCCTCTCCTGATCAAACTCCTCGATGCAACCCGTGATTTATCAGTGCAAGTGCATCCTGATGACTCCTATGCCCGCAAACATGAACAAGAGGCTTACGGAAAAGCTGAATGCTGGTATGTGGTGGAGTGCGAAGAGGGAGCCGAGCTGATCCTCGGCCATACTGCCGCCACCAAAGAAGAGTTGGAATCAATGATCCACACGGGACAGTGGACGGATCTGCTGCAACGCATCCCCATCCAGCCGGGAGATTTTTTCTTTATTCCCAGCGGAACCGTCCACGCTCTCTGCCGTGGCACCGTTGTGCTGGAAGTGCAGCAGAGTTCGGATGCCACTTATCGTTTATACGATTATGACCGTAGGGACCAAAATGGAAGAAAGAGAGAGCTCCATCTGAAGAAAGGGCTGGATGTGATTCAGGTTCCCCATATCCGGTCCATGGAAGAAAGAAGGACGTTGAAAGAAGGGGAGAACCTGGTTGAAACGTTGACTGAAAACAGCCAATTTTCCCTGCGCAGAATCCAGCTGCGGGGAGAATTGTCCATGTCACCCCACCGGACATATGCCCTGGGAAACCTGCTGAAGGGTTCGGCCCACCTGATCACAGACGGAGGAATCCATCCGCTGAAACAAGGGGACAGCTTCCTGCTCCCCCATGACTTGGGTGACTACTCCCTCAGAGGCCATGCTGAACTGTTTATCACCGAACCGGCCCCCGCTAAAGGGTATAATATGAGAAGACAAGCAAAAGCTGCAGTGGATCTCGGCGGTACAAACCTCCGGGCGGCGGCAGTGCTGTCAGACGGAACCATCGGCAGGATGCTGACCACCCAAACCTTTGCCCATCTGGGTCCCGACTATGTAATCCACAACATGATCCAACTGCTTCATTCGCTGCAGAGTGAATGGGCCTTCGACTCCGTCGGAATCGCCTCCCCCGGCCCGCTGGATGCACGTCGGGGCTTGATCCTCAATCCTCCCAATCTTCCCGGGTGGGAGATGATTCCTCTGAAAGAACGTTTGGAGTCGGCCCTGAACTTGCCGGTTCATATCGAGAACGATGCCAATGCAGCCGCCCTCGGGGAAGCCCTGTTCGGTGCCGGCAAAGGCAAACAGAGTGTCTTCTATATGACGGTCAGTACCGGCATCGGCGGGGGATTCGTCTATGATGGAAGAATCATCCGGGGAGCACATAGCTGCGCCGCCGAAATCGGCAACATGGTGATCGATCCCCACGGACCGGAACATCCGCTGCTGAACCGAGGAGCCCTGGAAGTGATGGCCAGCGGAACCGCCCTGAATCGACGGATTCAAAAGGAGTTGAGCAACTTGGACGGCGCCGCGGCGCTCTTCCGCTCTGCCGCAGACGGGAATTCTGCGGCAAAGCAAATGGTGGAGGAATTTTTACAAAGCCTTTCCATCGGGATCGCCAATATCATCCATGTGGTGGACCCGGACCTCCTCATTATCGGCGGCGGTGTGCTTCAATCCAAAGACTGGTTCTGGGAGCCATTGCTGCAAAAGGTGCAACCATACCTCTACCCCCAACTGCGGGACAAGGTGGAAATCAAACCGGCGGCTCTTGGGGGAAACTCCGGCTTGATCGGCGTGGCGCATCTGGGCCGCCAGCTGTGA
- a CDS encoding GntR family transcriptional regulator has protein sequence MGQVKYIQIADEIRDRITRGDYSPDQAIPDEMSLAKEFGCSRMTMKKALEVLVFEGLLYRKRGHGTFILQSPLQQDQVNVLSGETIGLTASAKGRQVTSQVIAFHVAFPDPEVAKHLSIDQETPVYHIQRLRFIDGEPYVMERTYMPSPLITGLNEKVLQGSVYQYIQENLGLTISSSHKMIRADKPHELDRKYLDCAPNDPILEVEQVVYLSNGTPFEYSFSRHRYDKFVFTVINIQRSQ, from the coding sequence ATGGGGCAAGTAAAATATATACAAATTGCAGATGAAATCCGGGATCGAATCACCCGGGGAGATTACTCTCCGGATCAAGCCATCCCCGATGAAATGTCTCTGGCCAAGGAATTTGGATGCAGCCGGATGACGATGAAGAAGGCACTGGAAGTATTGGTGTTTGAGGGGTTGCTTTATCGAAAGCGGGGTCACGGAACCTTTATTCTTCAGTCTCCGCTGCAGCAGGATCAGGTAAATGTGTTGAGTGGAGAGACGATCGGCTTGACGGCCAGCGCCAAAGGGAGACAGGTCACCAGCCAAGTGATCGCTTTTCACGTTGCCTTTCCCGATCCGGAGGTGGCCAAGCATCTGAGCATCGATCAAGAAACGCCCGTCTATCATATCCAGCGACTCCGATTCATTGACGGGGAGCCCTACGTGATGGAGCGAACTTACATGCCCTCCCCGCTGATCACAGGGCTCAATGAAAAGGTGCTCCAAGGGTCTGTCTATCAGTATATCCAGGAGAATTTGGGCTTGACAATTTCCAGTTCCCATAAGATGATTCGAGCCGACAAACCCCATGAACTGGATCGGAAATACCTGGATTGTGCGCCGAATGACCCCATTTTGGAAGTGGAGCAAGTGGTTTACTTAAGCAACGGAACTCCCTTTGAATACTCCTTCTCCCGCCATCGCTATGATAAGTTCGTATTCACCGTGATCAACATTCAACGCTCGCAATGA
- a CDS encoding sensor histidine kinase, translated as MDRLKGLNTLRNQILSVYLVVMLFVLAIVSFFVYNQVSALVKKNAENQMKQTAIEANGRMETLYNQVDTLSSQLVTDKRIQQKLLSMAEGNSPDFSERQTLARIIGNYQVYSEGIQAFELYTSEGDRIYPFDDTQLSNRIHPKWIEQAESGKGRVIWAGKDPVNGNYSLMIRRINLLDHWFTNGGYLITRIDNSYFQMNGLTSNEGQREFMMLLDQNRTPITSNYQGNLESVLEKGMKNIRIEETDYMVVKERSELTGWTLVVFKPMNLLLEGVSTVRTSILLSGGIGGGIFLISSFFLSNFITRPIHQLIVTMKKANLDVLKQSPNMFSSIEIIELYRTYNQMAENINHLIQEVYEKELLRSRTELKALQAQMDPHFLYNTLNALYWTLEEREEEDLAELVVVMSDLFRYTIGNPKEDEWVKIRNEIEHIEGYLQLIKMRLGDRIHWEISVKPQHLDQPIPKLTLQPLVENAIVHGIENQTEPGQITIKTMDAENGHIRIVITDNGKGIDPPTLEWIHRRIKNDEVSSLNANGKGIALSNINRRLHLYYESVQLPDLQLESTPGGETRVTIEIPAKKGVQK; from the coding sequence ATGGACAGGCTCAAGGGACTGAATACTCTGCGCAATCAGATCCTGTCTGTCTACCTCGTGGTCATGCTGTTCGTCTTGGCCATTGTATCCTTCTTCGTTTACAACCAAGTATCGGCACTGGTGAAAAAGAATGCTGAAAACCAGATGAAACAGACGGCCATTGAAGCCAATGGCAGAATGGAAACACTTTATAATCAAGTGGATACCTTGTCCAGCCAACTTGTAACAGATAAAAGGATTCAGCAGAAGCTTCTGTCCATGGCTGAGGGAAATTCACCAGATTTTTCGGAGAGACAAACACTTGCACGTATTATCGGTAACTATCAAGTCTACTCCGAGGGCATTCAGGCATTTGAACTTTATACTTCCGAAGGAGACCGAATTTACCCTTTTGATGATACCCAACTTTCGAACCGGATTCATCCCAAGTGGATTGAACAGGCAGAGAGCGGCAAAGGAAGAGTAATATGGGCAGGCAAAGATCCCGTGAATGGCAATTATTCCCTTATGATCCGAAGAATCAATTTGTTGGACCACTGGTTTACAAACGGAGGCTATTTGATCACCCGCATCGATAACAGCTATTTTCAGATGAATGGTTTGACTTCCAATGAGGGGCAACGGGAGTTTATGATGCTACTGGACCAAAACCGGACCCCCATCACTTCAAACTATCAGGGCAACCTGGAAAGTGTGTTGGAGAAAGGGATGAAGAATATCCGGATCGAAGAGACGGATTATATGGTTGTGAAGGAACGATCGGAACTGACCGGATGGACTCTGGTCGTATTCAAACCGATGAACCTCCTCTTAGAAGGTGTTTCGACGGTGAGAACATCCATTCTGTTATCCGGTGGAATCGGGGGTGGCATCTTCCTGATCTCATCCTTTTTCTTGTCCAACTTCATTACGCGGCCGATTCATCAACTGATCGTCACCATGAAAAAAGCCAATCTGGATGTATTGAAGCAGAGTCCCAATATGTTTTCTTCCATTGAAATCATTGAATTATATCGTACCTACAACCAGATGGCTGAGAATATCAATCACCTCATCCAAGAGGTATACGAGAAGGAATTGCTCCGCAGCAGAACTGAACTGAAAGCCCTGCAAGCCCAGATGGATCCACATTTCCTTTACAACACATTAAATGCCTTGTACTGGACTTTGGAAGAAAGGGAAGAGGAAGATCTTGCTGAACTCGTCGTGGTGATGTCCGACCTGTTCCGCTATACCATCGGGAATCCGAAAGAAGATGAGTGGGTGAAAATCCGCAATGAAATCGAACATATTGAAGGGTATTTACAGCTGATCAAGATGAGGTTGGGAGACCGAATCCACTGGGAAATATCCGTTAAACCACAGCACCTGGATCAACCCATACCCAAACTGACCCTGCAACCTCTCGTGGAAAATGCGATCGTTCATGGAATCGAAAACCAAACGGAACCGGGCCAAATCACCATTAAAACCATGGATGCCGAGAACGGGCATATCCGGATCGTGATAACAGATAACGGGAAGGGAATCGATCCACCCACACTGGAGTGGATCCATCGAAGGATCAAAAATGATGAGGTATCTTCACTAAATGCGAACGGAAAAGGGATCGCACTTTCCAACATCAACAGAAGACTTCACCTCTATTATGAATCTGTCCAACTCCCCGACCTGCAGCTGGAGAGCACGCCGGGCGGGGAAACCCGGGTAACCATTGAAATCCCTGCAAAAAAGGGGGTTCAAAAGTGA
- a CDS encoding response regulator transcription factor, producing MIARTILIVDDEQRTRQGLKKTLDQWAVGNYEILTAEDGKAAWEIFRSREVHLLITDICMPEMNGLQLLKTLRTNEQKTVVLILSGYPDFEYAQEAIRLGVVNYLLKPTSKKKLIEAVEQALEIKAANERIEYIQKVADPRILQMEENTPLKLPIKKAIQYIHEHLNDSITLKRVADHVHLNAAYFSALFKEQTGLNFSEYLTRKRLELAKSLLLTSSLTVDEISRKSGYQTPKYFIKVFKDYEGVTPSKYRKSAAVKGPSV from the coding sequence GTGATCGCCAGGACCATTTTAATCGTGGATGATGAACAAAGAACCCGACAGGGCCTCAAGAAGACGCTGGATCAGTGGGCTGTGGGGAACTATGAGATCCTCACCGCGGAAGATGGAAAGGCAGCCTGGGAGATCTTTCGCTCCAGGGAGGTGCATCTTTTGATCACCGATATTTGCATGCCTGAAATGAACGGACTCCAATTGTTAAAAACATTGAGGACAAATGAACAAAAAACCGTCGTCCTCATTCTTTCGGGATATCCTGATTTCGAATATGCCCAGGAAGCCATCCGCCTTGGAGTGGTCAATTATTTGCTGAAGCCCACCAGCAAGAAAAAGCTGATTGAAGCAGTGGAACAAGCCCTTGAAATCAAAGCCGCCAATGAAAGGATCGAGTACATTCAAAAAGTGGCGGACCCGAGGATCTTACAGATGGAGGAGAACACCCCTCTGAAATTGCCCATCAAAAAAGCGATCCAATACATCCATGAACACCTGAATGACTCCATCACCCTTAAAAGGGTGGCGGATCATGTCCATTTGAATGCAGCTTACTTCAGTGCCTTGTTCAAGGAACAAACCGGCCTCAACTTCAGTGAATACCTGACACGTAAAAGGTTGGAGCTGGCCAAAAGCCTGTTGCTGACATCTTCCCTGACCGTTGATGAGATTTCCCGGAAGTCAGGATACCAAACCCCCAAATATTTCATCAAGGTTTTTAAGGATTATGAAGGGGTGACACCCAGTAAATATCGGAAATCGGCAGCTGTCAAAGGCCCGTCCGTCTAA
- a CDS encoding extracellular solute-binding protein, giving the protein MIKKACFFLLASVLVVSLALTGCSKGAENESGSGKVIKFMHLWPAGSSKQHHMIVQEIIKEFESEHPGVRVEVEVLENEQYKNKIKVLSSSNRLPDVGFTWAAGYLKPFAKGNLFAPLDDVLQEGLKDDFVKGTTEAYAVDGKTYGLPLELNIAPIYYNKKIFKENNLEVPKTYEEFQHVVKTLESKGISPIALGNKDAWTGSLWYMYLADRIGGPKVLNQAIDRSGSFENPALVSAAEEIQKLVKANAFNKGFNGLSNDEAKSEFLNGKAGMYLMGTWELPNFTTNEEIPQDFRDQSGYFKFPTVKDGKGDIDSWVGGPGVGLFVAQNSEVKEESKKFAKFFIEKWGEQSVTKAGVIPATKVDTDKLDLPKLYIDVLNDLNQASNITLFADVQMSPSVAETHLNLIQSLYGNEIKPKDYAKQHETALKNEEN; this is encoded by the coding sequence ATGATCAAAAAGGCGTGTTTCTTCCTGCTTGCCTCTGTTCTTGTTGTCTCCCTCGCTCTGACCGGCTGTTCCAAAGGGGCCGAAAATGAAAGCGGTTCCGGAAAGGTCATCAAATTCATGCATCTCTGGCCTGCCGGCAGTTCCAAACAGCACCACATGATTGTCCAAGAGATCATTAAAGAATTTGAATCGGAACACCCGGGAGTCCGTGTGGAAGTGGAAGTACTTGAAAACGAGCAGTACAAAAACAAAATCAAGGTCCTCTCTTCCTCAAACAGATTGCCCGATGTCGGGTTTACCTGGGCAGCCGGCTATTTGAAGCCTTTCGCCAAGGGAAACCTTTTCGCTCCGCTGGATGACGTCCTGCAAGAGGGCTTGAAAGACGATTTTGTCAAGGGCACGACAGAAGCCTATGCCGTGGACGGCAAGACGTATGGATTGCCCCTGGAATTGAATATCGCACCCATCTATTACAATAAGAAAATCTTCAAAGAAAACAACTTGGAAGTTCCAAAAACTTACGAGGAGTTCCAACATGTTGTGAAAACCCTTGAAAGCAAAGGGATTTCCCCCATCGCTCTGGGTAACAAAGACGCCTGGACAGGTTCCCTCTGGTATATGTATCTGGCTGACCGCATCGGCGGACCGAAAGTATTGAACCAGGCAATTGACCGTTCCGGTTCCTTCGAAAACCCTGCTCTCGTTTCGGCAGCGGAAGAAATTCAAAAACTTGTGAAAGCCAACGCCTTTAACAAAGGGTTTAACGGCCTTTCCAACGACGAAGCAAAGTCCGAATTTCTGAACGGGAAAGCGGGGATGTACCTCATGGGAACTTGGGAACTTCCCAACTTTACAACCAATGAAGAGATCCCGCAAGATTTCCGTGATCAGAGTGGATACTTCAAGTTTCCGACCGTCAAAGACGGTAAGGGGGACATCGACAGCTGGGTGGGCGGACCCGGTGTAGGACTGTTTGTCGCTCAAAATTCCGAGGTCAAAGAGGAATCCAAGAAATTCGCCAAATTCTTCATTGAAAAATGGGGCGAGCAATCTGTGACAAAAGCCGGTGTAATTCCCGCCACAAAGGTGGATACTGACAAATTGGACCTGCCGAAGCTGTATATCGATGTGCTGAATGATTTGAACCAAGCGAGCAACATCACCCTCTTCGCCGATGTTCAAATGAGCCCATCCGTTGCCGAAACACACTTGAACCTGATCCAGTCCCTCTATGGCAACGAAATCAAGCCGAAGGATTATGCAAAACAGCATGAGACTGCCTTGAAGAATGAAGAAAACTGA
- a CDS encoding carbohydrate ABC transporter permease, whose product MNQVMANKKVIFLYVAPALLLVLVLVYIPIVLTGYYGLMKWDGIGEMEFIGLKNYKDLIQDHLFWDSVYHSFLLALFSALSLIGYLMISIILAGNIKGADLLRKIYLIPMLLASVVIAQLWMKIYHPSNGILNHILMKLGVVDPPSWLADPRFTLFAIIIPVIWQYAGFYILIYYAALKNIPEEIVEAAKIDGATPFQIATRIKLPLIKSVIIVTIVLAVVGSLKYFDLIYIMTGGGPNGASEVMASYMYNQAFKGFNFGYASAVGFFLLVICLVATYLIRKLAATGQDTPS is encoded by the coding sequence TTGAATCAAGTCATGGCCAACAAAAAAGTGATTTTTCTGTATGTAGCACCTGCTCTCTTGCTGGTTTTAGTCCTGGTATATATCCCCATCGTGCTGACCGGATATTACGGTCTGATGAAGTGGGACGGAATCGGAGAGATGGAATTCATCGGGTTAAAAAATTACAAAGATCTCATCCAGGATCACCTCTTTTGGGACAGTGTTTATCACTCCTTCTTACTAGCCCTTTTCTCAGCTCTCAGTTTGATCGGTTATCTCATGATTTCCATCATCTTGGCCGGCAATATCAAAGGAGCGGATCTTCTCAGGAAAATTTACTTGATCCCCATGCTGCTCGCCTCTGTGGTGATCGCCCAGCTCTGGATGAAAATCTACCACCCGAGTAACGGAATATTAAACCATATCCTGATGAAACTTGGCGTTGTAGACCCTCCTTCCTGGCTGGCCGATCCCCGATTCACCCTGTTTGCGATCATCATCCCGGTGATCTGGCAGTACGCCGGCTTCTATATTCTGATCTATTATGCTGCTCTGAAGAATATCCCGGAAGAGATTGTGGAAGCTGCAAAAATCGACGGGGCCACCCCATTCCAGATCGCCACCCGAATCAAGCTTCCATTGATCAAGAGCGTGATCATCGTAACCATCGTGCTTGCGGTTGTGGGTTCGCTAAAGTATTTTGACCTGATATACATCATGACCGGCGGCGGACCCAATGGAGCCAGTGAAGTGATGGCCTCCTACATGTACAATCAAGCATTCAAAGGATTTAACTTCGGCTACGCCAGTGCAGTTGGTTTTTTCCTGCTGGTCATCTGTCTGGTTGCCACCTACCTGATTCGAAAACTGGCTGCAACGGGTCAGGACACCCCTTCTTAG